One segment of Drosophila ananassae strain 14024-0371.13 chromosome 3R, ASM1763931v2, whole genome shotgun sequence DNA contains the following:
- the LOC6497226 gene encoding fatty acid synthase, whose product MPARFAEEVITAEPAQRAAPQLDLGGGHYAPRQQQQLNDEIAITGFSGRLPESSTIEEFKQNLFNGVDMVNDDPRRWERGLYGLPDRIGKIKEEDLENFDQQFFGVHQKQAECMDPLLRMLLELTHEAIIDAGLNPSDLRGSRTGVYIGVSNSETEQHWCSDPDRVNGYGLTGCARAMFANRISFTFDFKGPSYSIDTACSSSLYALEQAFSDMRQGKIDNALVAGAGLILKPTMSLQFKRLNMLSQDGSCKAFDESGNGYVRSDGCVVLLLQRTSTARRVYASILNVRTNTDGFKEQGITYPIGKMQNRLIRETYEEIGLNPNEVVYVEAHGTGTKVGDPQEVNSITDFFCKNRSNPLLIGSVKSNMGHSEPASGVCSVAKILIAMEEGVIPGNLHYNKPNPDLYGLLDGRLKVVDKNLPWNGGIIGLNSFGFGGANAHVILKSNPKPKALTPKDGAAKVVVASGRTFEAVEQLLESAANHADDDEYLQLINDIHSKTIPNHYFRGYGVVSSKGTHQREVLEYSDEKRPVWYIYSGMGSQWASMAKDLMKIEVFAKSIQRCADILKPEGVDLIDVLTRSTDKSFENILNSFISIAAMQVALTDLLSSLGITPDGIVGHSVGELGCAYADGCFTPEQTVLAAYWRGKSILDTQLAKGKMAAVGLSWEDAHQRVPADCFPVCHNSEDNCTISGPEASIEALVAKLNVEGVFAKAVNSSGYAFHSKYIADAGPKLRKSLEKIIPNAKNRTTRWISTSIPESAWNSPVAKQSSAAYHVNNLLSPVLFHEALQHVPKNAISVEIAPHGLLQAILKRALGPDATNLSLVKRGHENNVEFFLTNVGKLYAAGAQPQVLNLVRPISYPVGRGTPMLNSKVGWDHTQKWLVAKFGKETSSGETIVEVDLSKEDDAFLAGHTIDGRILFPATGYMTLAWQTFAKMRGSEFHKTPVVMENLVFHRATILNKNAVVKFGINFFDGTGAFEICESGSLAVSGKITIPESIENEELPLEAQTPSTVAKELVTGDVYKELRLRGYDYAGIFRGIVRSDTVASTGTLQWVDNWISFMDTMLQFSILSKNLRELYLPTRIERAVINPLKHLELLSGLTKEQQLETGVPVQWYSDINVIKSGGVELRGLKANLAQRRPGTQAPPTLERYQFVPNINTTDLNENSEKARLHALDVAIQLIIENSSGAVKLKGVELANGRNPDVLVANRLLQIIEGEPVLTGDVAVVTSNNNEETITAALGDSGVRVVSKDVLKEPVEQNCHFVFGIDVLSRPDTKTLENSIATIRENGFLIFEESVSSYTKTGRALLAKFGFVAVQEQSLGASRVLVLARKTVDLKTRKSVVVVATEQNFTWVDDLKAALATAQTEEQYVYVVCQGEELFGAVGLMTCIKNENGGKLARLVFVQDTKAEKFSLTSALYRQQLEKDLISNVLKNGAWGTFRHLKLETQQATLQVEHAYVNALVKGDLASLKWIEAAQAQTVSANKDLETCTVYSAPINFRDVMLTSGKLAADALPGDLAEQDCVLGLEFAGRDSQGRRVMAMVPAKSLATTCVASKRMMWQIPEKWSMEEASTVPCVYSTVYYALVVRGQMKKGEKILIHAGSGGVGQAAISVALAHGLTVFTTVGSKEKREFLLKRFPKLQERNIGNSRDTSFEQLVMRETKGRGVDLVLNSLSEEKLQASIRCLGLNGRFLEIGKFDLSNNNPLGMSVFLKNTSFHGILLDSVMEGEEEMQNQVVSLVAEGIKSGAVVPLPTSVFNDQQVEQAFRFMASGKHIGKVVIKVRDEEPGKKALQPKSRLINAIPRTYMHPEKSYILVGGLGGFGLELTNWLVSRGARFIVLTSRSGVKTGYQGLMIRRWQERGVKVVIDTSDVTTAAGAKKLLENSNKLALVGGIFNLAAVLRDALIEDQTAKDFKTVADPKVTATKYLDQYSRTICTELDYFICFSSVSCGRGNIGQTNYGLANSAMERICEQRQVSGFPGTAIQWGAIGDTGLVLENLGDNDTVIGGTLPQRMPSCLQTIDLFLQQPHPVVASMVVAEKRKSDQSGGVSLIATIANILGLRDTKNIQDGASLADLGMDSLMSAEIKQTLERNFDIVLSAQEIRGLTFGALKAMDGGAPPAAAAAPAASAPATGTGATTELNITSGGSSRTASPLGDGTQVVFTKELIPTQTIVQLATKAAATSKQTPIFFVSPIEGFASALEPLAKRLEVPAYGLQFTEAVPLDSVDSAARFFIKQLRTVQPKGPYKLAGYSFGCLLTYVMAAILEETNEVANVIMLDGAPTYVNWYTSSFKQRYTADDDNNNQSYGLAYFGIVLANIDYKALVRLLLVIPTWEEKLERFAELMSNEITQPVEVIKKSATLFYKKLELADSYKPTLKLKSIVSLVKPTDNSAKLDEDYRLKEVCTKPVEVHTVEGNHRTFLIEDQSLTTIQSILKRLFN is encoded by the exons ATGCCCGCCCGTTTCGCCGAGGAAGTTATCACCGCGGAGCCCGCACAGCGTGCTGCCCCCCAATTGGACCTGGGTGGCGGCCACTATGCGCCCCGTCAACAACAGCAGCTGAACGATGAGATCGCTATCACCGGATTCTCGGGTCGTCTGCCGGAGAGCTCCACCATTGAGGAGTTCAAGCAGAACCTCTTCAATGGCGTCGACATGGTCAACGATGATCCTCGTCGCTGGGAGCGCG GACTCTACGGTCTCCCCGACAGGATTGGCAAGATCAAGGAAGAGGATCTGGAGAACTTTGACCAGCAATTCTTCGGCGTCCACCAGAAGCAGGCCGAGTGCATGGATCCCTTGCTGCGCATGCTCTTGGAGCTGACCCACGAGGCGATCATTGATGCCGGTCTGAACCCCAGCGATCTGCGTGGATCCCGTACTGGTGTCTACATCGGTGTGTCCAATTCGGAGACGGAGCAGCATTGGTGCAGCGACCCAGACCGTGTGAATGGATACGGCTTGACTGGATGTGCTCGTGCCATGTTTGCCAACCGCATCTCCTTCACGTTCGATTTCAAGGGACCCAGTTACAGCATCGACACTGCCTGCTCCAGCTCTCTGTACGCCCTGGAACAGGCTTTCTCGGACATGCGTCAGGGCAAGATCGACAACGCCCTGGTGGCCGGAGCTGGTCTCATTCTTAAGCCCACTATGTCCCTGCAGTTCAAGCGGTTGAACATGTTGAGCCAGGACGGAAGCTGCAAGGCCTTCGACGAGTCCGGCAACGGATACGTCCGTTCCGATGGTTGTGTGGTTCTGCTTCTGCAGCGTACCTCTACCGCCCGTCGTGTCTACGCCTCGATCCTGAACGTGCGCACCAACACGGACGGTTTCAAGGAGCAGGGTATCACCTACCCCATCGGCAAGATGCAGAACCGTCTGATCCGCGAGACCTACGAGGAGATCGGTCTGAATCCCAACGAGGTTGTGTACGTGGAGGCCCACGGAACCGGTACCAAGGTGGGTGATCCCCAGGAGGTCAACTCCATTACGGACTTCTTCTGCAAGAATCGCTCCAATCCGTTGCTGATCGGTTCCGTTAAGTCCAACATGGGTCACTCGGAGCCCGCCTCTGGTGTCTGCTCGGTGGCCAAGATCCTGATCGCCATGGAGGAGGGCGTCATTCCCGGCAACCTGCACTACAACAAGCCCAATCCCGATCTCTACGGCCTACTGGACGGTCGCCTCAAGGTGGTGGACAAGAATCTGCCCTGGAACGGCGGCATCATTGGCCTGAACTCCTTCGGCTTTGGCGGTGCCAACGCCCACGTGATCCTCAAGTCGAACCCCAAGCCCAAAGCCCTGACCCCCAAGGACGGAGCTGCCAAGGTGGTTGTCGCCTCCGGCCGTACCTTCGAGGCCGTGGAGCAGCTGCTCGAGTCGGCCGCCAACCACGCCGATGATGATGAGTACCTGCAGTTGATCAATGACATCCACTCGAAGACCATCCCGAACCACTACTTCCGCGGCTACGGCGTGGTGAGCAGCAAGGGCACCCACCAGCGCGAGGTGCTGGAGTACTCCGACGAGAAGCGCCCGGTCTGGTACATCTACTCCGGCATGGGCAGCCAGTGGGCCAGCATGGCCAAGGATCTGATGAAAATCGAGGTGTTTGCCAAGAGCATCCAGCGCTGTGCCGACATCCTCAAGCCCGAGGGCGTCGATCTCATCGACGTTCTCACCCGCTCCACGGACAAGAGCTTCGAGAACATCTTAAACTCCTTCATCTCGATCGCCGCCATGCAGGTGGCCCTGACAGACCTGCTCAGCTCCCTGGGCATCACTCCCGACGGCATCGTGGGTCACTCCGTGGGTGAGCTGGGCTGTGCCTACGCCGACGGATGCTTCACCCCGGAGCAGACCGTGCTGGCCGCCTACTGGCGTGGCAAGAGCATCCTGGACACCCAGCTGGCCAAGGGCAAGATGGCCGCTGTCGGTCTGAGCTGGGAAGACGCCCACCAGCGTGTGCCCGCCGACTGCTTCCCCGTCTGCCACAACAGCGAGGACAACTGCACCATCTCGGGCCCGGAGGCCTCCATTGAGGCGCTGGTAGCCAAGCTGAACGTTGAGGGTGTCTTCGCCAAGGCTGTCAACTCGTCTGGATATGCCTTCCACAGCAAGTACATCGCCGACGCTGGACCCAAGCTCCGCAAGAGCCTGGAGAAGATCATCCCGAACGCCAAGAACCGCACTACCCGCTGGATCAGCACCAGCATCCCTGAGTCCGCTTGGAACTCGCCGGTGGCCAAGCAGTCTTCTGCCGCCTACCACGTCAACAACCTTCTGTCGCCCGTCCTCTTCCACGAGGCCCTCCAGCACGTGCCCAAGAACGCCATCTCCGTGGAGATTGCCCCGCACGGCCTGCTCCAGGCCATCCTCAAGCGCGCCCTGGGTCCGGACGCCACCAACCTGAGCTTGGTGAAGCGCGGTCACGAGAACAACGTGGAGTTCTTCCTGACCAATGTCGGCAAGCTGTACGCTGCCGGTGCCCAGCCCCAGGTCCTCAACCTGGTGCGTCCCATTTCTTACCCGGTTGGCCGTGGCACCCCCATGTTGAACTCCAAGGTCGGCTGGGACCACACCCAGAAGTGGCTGGTGGCCAAGTTCGGCAAGGAGACCTCGTCGGGTGAAACCATTGTCGAGGTGGATCTGTCCAAGGAGGACGACGCCTTCCTGGCTGGCCACACCATCGATGGCAGGATCCTGTTCCCGGCCACCGGCTACATGACTCTCGCCTGGCAGACCTTCGCCAAGATGCGTGGCAGCGAGTTCCACAAGACCCCCGTGGTGATGGAGAACCTGGTCTTCCACCGAGCCACAATCCTGAACAAGAACGCCGTGGTCAAGTTCGGCATTAACTTCTTTGACGGCACTGGCGCCTTCGAGATCTGCGAGAGCGGCAGCTTGGCCGTTTCCGGCAAAATTACCATTCCCGAGTCCATTGAGAATGAGGAGCTGCCTCTGGAGGCCCAGACGCCTAGCACTGTGGCCAAGGAGCTCGTCACCGGAGATGTCTACAAGGAGCTGCGTCTGCGTGGCTACGACTATGCCGGAATCTTCCGCGGCATCGTGCGCTCTGACACCGTGGCCTCCACCGGTACCCTGCAGTGGGTGGACAACTGGATCAGCTTCATGGACACTATGCTCCAGTTCAGCATCCTGAGCAAGAACTTGCGTGAGCTCTACCTGCCCACTCGCATCGAGAGGGCCGTCATCAATCCTCTGAAGCACCTGGAGCTGCTCAGCGGACTCACCAAGGAGCAGCAGCTCGAGACCGGAGTGCCAGTACAGTGGTACAGCGACATCAACGTAATCAAGAGCGGTGGAGTCGAACTCCGTGGCCTGAAGGCCAATCTCGCCCAGCGTCGTCCTGGCACCCAGGCTCCGCCCACTCTGGAGCGCTACCAGTTCGTGCCAAACATCAATACCACCGATCTGAACGAGAACTCTGAGAAGGCACGCCTCCACGCTTTGGACGTGGCCATTCAGCTGATCATCGAGAACTCCAGCGGCGCTGTGAAGCTTAAGGGTGTGGAGCTCGCCAACGGCAGGAATCCCGATGTTCTGGTGGCCAACCGCCTTCTGCAGATCATCGAGGGTGAGCCCGTCCTCACTGGAGACGTCGCCGTTGTCACATCGAACAACAATGAAGAGACCATCACCGCCGCTCTCGGAGATTCCGGAGTGCGCGTTGTGTCCAAGGATGTGCTGAAGGAACCGGTTGAGCAGAACTGTCACTTCGTCTTCGGCATCGATGTGCTGTCCCGTCCAGACACCAAGACCCTGGAGAACTCTATCGCCACCATTCGCGAGAATGGCTTCCTGATCTTCGAGGAGTCGGTCTCCAGCTACACCAAGACTGGCCGTGCTCTGTTGGCCAAGTTTGGATTTGTGGCTGTCCAGGAGCAGAGCTTGGGCGCCTCCCGCGTCCTCGTGCTGGCCCGCAAGACCGTGGACCTGAAGACTCGCAAGTCCGTCGTGGTGGTGGCCACCGAGCAGAACTTCACCTGGGTGGATGACCTCAAGGCCGCCCTGGCCACTGCCCAGACCGAGGAGCAGTACGTTTACGTGGTGTGCCAAGGAGAGGAGCTGTTTGGCGCCGTCGGTCTGATGACCTGCATCAAGAACGAGAACGGCGGCAAACTGGCCCGCCTGGTCTTTGTCCAGGACACCAAGGCCGAGAAGTTCTCCCTCACCTCGGCCCTCTACCGCCAGCAGCTAGAGAAGGACCTCATCTCGAACGTGCTGAAGAACGGTGCCTGGGGCACCTTCCGTCACCTGAAGCTGGAGACCCAGCAGGCCACCCTCCAAGTGGAGCACGCCTATGTGAACGCTCTCGTCAAGGGTGATCTGGCCTCGCTGAAGTGGATCGAGGCTGCCCAGGCGCAGACCGTGTCCGCCAACAAGGATCTGGAGACCTGCACTGTGTACTCCGCCCCCATCAACTTCCGTGATGTGATGCTCACCTCCGGAAAGCTGGCCGCCGATGCTCTGCCCGGAGATCTGGCCGAGCAGGATTGCGTGCTCGGACTGGAGTTCGCCGGTCGAGACTCGCAGGGTCGTCGTGTTATGGCCATGGTACCGGCCAAGTCCCTGGCCACCACTTGCGTGGCCAGTAAGCGCATGATGTGGCAGATCCCCGAGAAGTGGAGCATGGAGGAGGCCTCAACGGTGCCTTGCGTCTATTCCACCGTTTACTACGCCCTGGTGGTGCGCGGCCAAATGAAGAAGGGTGAGAAGATCCTCATCCATGCCGGTTCCGGCGGAGTTGgtcaggctgccatctctgtgGCTCTGGCCCATGGGCTCACCGTCTTCACGACCGTGGGCAGCAAGGAGAAGCGCGAGTTCCTGCTGAAGCGGTTCCCCAAGCTCCAGGAGCGCAACATTGGCAACTCCCGAGACACCTCCTTCGAGCAGCTGGTCATGCGCGAGACTAAGGGACGCGGTGTCGACCTGGTGCTGAACTCCCTGTCCGAGGAGAAGCTGCAGGCCTCCATCCGCTGCCTGGGACTCAACGGACGCTTCTTGGAGATCGGCAAGTTCGATTTGAGCAACAACAACCCCTTGGGCATGTCCGTGTTCCTGAAGAACACCTCCTTCCACGGCATCCTGCTCGACAGTGTGATGGAAGGCGAGGAAGAGATGCAGAACCAGGTTGTGTCTCTGGTTGCCGAGGGCATCAAGTCCGGTGCCGTCGTGCCCCTGCCCACATCAGTTTTCAACGACCAGCAGGTGGAGCAGGCCTTCCGTTTCATGGCGTCCGGCAAGCACATCGGCAAGGTGGTGATCAAGGTCCGCGATGAGGAGCCGGGCAAGAAGGCTCTGCAGCCAAAGTCCCGTCTCATCAACGCCATCCCACGCACCTACATGCACCCGGAGAAGAGTTACATCCTCGTTGGAGGACTTGGAGGATTCGGTCTCGAGCTTACCAACTGGTTGGTTTCGCGCGGAGCCCGCTTCATTGTCCTCACCTCCCGTTCCGGCGTGAAGACCGGCTACCAGGGTCTGATGATCCGCCGCTGGCAGGAGCGTGGCGTCAAGGTGGTGATTGACACCAGCGATGTGACCACCGCCGCCGGAGCCAAGAAGCTGCTGGAGAACAGCAACAAGTTGGCCCTCGTCGGAGGCATCTTCAACTTGGCCGCGGTGCTGCGGGATGCTCTCATTGAGGACCAGACCGCCAAGGACTTCAAGACAGTCGCTGATCCCAAGGTCACCGCCACCAAATACCTGGACCAGTACTCGCGCACCATCTGCACGGAACTGGACTACTTCATCTGCTTCTCCAGCGTGTCCTGCGGTCGCGGTAATATCGGACAGACCAACTACGGTTTGGCCAACTCCGCTATGGAGCGCATCTGCGAACAGCGCCAGGTGAGCGGATTCCCCGGCACGGCCATCCAGTGGGGAGCCATCGGAGACACTGGTCTGGTCCTGGAGAACCTGGGTGACAACGACACTGTGATCGGAGGAACCCTGCCCCAGAGAATGCCCTCGTGCCTGCAGACCATCGACCTGTTCCTACAGCAGCCCCATCCCGTGGTTGCCTCCATGGTTGTGGCTGAGAAGCGCAAGTCTGACCAGTCGGGCGGCGTCAGTTTAATCGCCACCATTGCCAACATCCTGGGTCTGCGCGACACCAAGAACATCCAGGACGGAGCCTCCCTGGCGGATCTGGGCATGGACTCTCTGATGAGTGCTGAGATCAAGCAGACGCTGGAGCGCAACTTTGACATTGTGCTCTCGGCCCAGGAGATCCGCGGGCTGACCTTCGGAGCCCTCAAGGCGATGGACGGTGGAGCACCTCCAGCCGCAGCTGCCGCTCCAGCTGCCAGCGCACCGGCTACCGGAACTGGAGCCACCACGGAACTTAACATCACCTCGGGTGGATCCTCGCGCACCGCTAGCCCTCTGGGTGATGGTACCCAGGTGGTGTTCACCAAGGAACTCATCCCCACACAGACGATCGTCCAGCTGGCCACAAAGGCCGCCGCCACCAGCAAGCAGACTCCCATCTTCTTCGTGTCGCCCATTGAGGGCTTCGCCTCCGCCCTTGAGCCCCTGGCTAAGCGCCTGGAAGTGCCCGCCTATGGTCTCCAGTTCACCGAAGCCGTACCTTTGGACTCTGTCGACTCGGCTGCCAGGTTCTTCATCAAGCAACTGCGCACCGTTCAGCCAAAGGGTCCCTACAAGCTAGCTGGTTATTCCTTCGGTTGCCTGCTCACCTACGTAATGGCCGCCATTCTCGAGGAGACCAACGAGGTGGCCAATGTGATCATGTTGGACGGCGCCCCGACCTACGTGAACTGGTACACCAGTAGCTTCAAGCAGCGCTACACCGCCGatgacgacaacaacaaccagaGTTACGGCCTGGCCTACTTTGGCATCGTCCTGGCCAACATTGACTACAAGGCG CTGGTACGATTGCTATTGGTGATTCCCACTTGGGAGGAGAAGCTGGAGAGGTTCGCTGAGTTGATGAGCAATGAGATCACACAGCCCGTGGAAGTG ATCAAGAAATCCGCCACTCTGTTCTACAAGAAACTGGAGCTGGCCGACAGCTACAAACCCACGTTAAAACTGAAGTCCATTGTGTCCCTGGTGAAGCCCACAGACAACTCAGCCAAGCTGGACGAGGACTATCGCCTCAAGGAG GTCTGCACAAAGCCCGTGGAAGTTCACACTGTTGAAGGCAACCACCGCACCTTCCTCATTGAGGATCAGTCCCTGACCACCATCCAGAGCATACTGAAGCGCCTGTTCAACTAG
- the LOC26514450 gene encoding LOW QUALITY PROTEIN: pancreatic triacylglycerol lipase (The sequence of the model RefSeq protein was modified relative to this genomic sequence to represent the inferred CDS: inserted 2 bases in 1 codon) has protein sequence MKLAAWLSLFAFVYCVKANPLLGLIDPQCKVVQGECPHADVKFWLYSNETRNNPVLLKPEDLNPWDFQPPRPLKILIHGYTGYRDFAPNSFIRPVLLDHEDVYVISLDYGPLVNYPCYIQAVQNLPLVSKCLGQLINNLVDRGIVQNDKIHLIGFSLGGQVAGQTSXRITGLDPAKPLFVLAGDKKRLDAGDAEFVDVIHSDVFGRGMLRSMGHVDFYPNFGPQQPGCMEENPKDPGSCNHERAPRFYAESINSTVGFWGRQCSSWLVHLIGLCPTSGRQARMGYHLSEEMRGSYFLQTRNITPFAMGKVEDVDNSDMLAKFKLATENNEIENDYEPQLLEAFLEDSPDVENSEDADLDNKLNWNEEEEDEPLNKI, from the exons ATGAAGTTGGCGGCGTGGCTCAGTCTTTTCG CGTTTGTTTACTGCGTGAAAGCCAATCCTCTACTTGGATTAATAGATCCCCAATGTAAGGTTGTGCAGGGGGAGTGTCCCCATGCAGATGTCAAGTTCTGGCTTTACTCCAA TGAAACCCGGAATAATCCCGTACTATTGAAGCCTGAAGATCTCAATCCCTGGGACTTTCAGCCGCCACGTCCTCTTAAAATCTTAATCCATGGCTATACAGGATATCGGGATTTTGCGCCAAATTCTTTTATACGTCCAGTGTTGCTGGATCACGAAGACGTCTATGTGATCTCCCTTGACTATGGGCCTCTGGTAAATTATCCTTGCTACATCCAAGCAGTGCAGAATCTGCCTCTTGTCAGCAAGTGTCTGGGCCAGCTGATAAATAATCTGGTGGACCGAGGAATAGTTCAAAACGATAAGATCCATTTAATAGGATTCAGTTTGGGCGGTCAGGTGGCGGGCCAGACATC AAGGATCACCGGTCTGGATCCTGCCAAGCCTCTTTTTGTCCTGGCCGGAGATAAGAAACGTCTGGACGCCGGAGATGCCGAGTTTGTGGATGTCATTCATAGTGATGTTTTTGGTCGTGGAATGCTGCGTTCCATGGGGCATGTGGATTTTTATCCAAACTTTGGACCCCAGCAGCCCGGTTGCATGGAGGAGAACCCCAAAGATCCTGGCAGTTGCAATCACGAGAGGGCGCCTCGCTTCTATGCCGAGTCCATAAACTCTACAGTTGGATTCTGGGGACGACAGTGCTCCAGTTGGTTGGTCCACCTCATCGGATTGTGCCCCACTAGTGGACGACAAGCTCGCATGGGCTACCACCTGTCGGAGGAGATGAGGGGCTCGTATTTCCTGCAAACTAGGAACATAACTCCATTCGCCATGGGCAAAGTGGAGGATGTGGATAACAGTGATATGCTGGCCAAGTTTAAGCTGGCCACGGAGAATAACGAAATAGAAAATGATTATGAACCGCAGCTGCTGGAAGCCTTCCTCGAGGATTCCCCAGACGTTGAAAATTCAGAAGATGCAGATTTggacaataaattgaattggaACGAGGAAGAGGAAGATGAGcccttaaataaaatttaa